A window from Megalobrama amblycephala isolate DHTTF-2021 linkage group LG21, ASM1881202v1, whole genome shotgun sequence encodes these proteins:
- the LOC125257211 gene encoding uncharacterized protein LOC125257211, protein MAKNTGSFSVLEKWDSVPNSNEQSSEHVFKTPSPFWNQELIFRRPRHVRESTPDIVTDAFNLYNYRCDLGSVTTPDISCVIGANQIHPSLSQNPTSSRYLPPSSKLFVTDPNTLHSIGRGTSYWSYLTPEVGHGLVKGFRKLQNPQIDPSASYFYTGVVRDVLKRDIPPEEVKMCMQKERPRYSHWYHKPQSQRICSKRDSERHCLKNNPLLGSLLYTDSNKEHFKQNTMYNHHQPLDLNRSTHAVPEESKWQSEKQTRDELPLLVWRGDAEKHNYQPNTNTPSKSSSSALWILRRFVEGSLVELEGGRLKRVEDLRTEDLEQCAQLHPELMLKRFTVLKITPSHTPALSCLHVKIEHDHSLLSLEVSEELPFFVCGHGWSSCNPQHTSQSCRLQCHQLKVGDVCLALTHMPASSSQPANQGLTEVGWRSLGPEVSCRKEAHTTDKR, encoded by the exons ATGGCAAAAAATACAGGTTCCTTCTCAGTTTTAGAAAAATGGGATTCTGTACCAAATTCCAACGAACAGTCATCCGAACACGTTTTTAAAACACCTTCACCCTTTTGGAATCAGGAATTAATATTCAGAAGACCTAGACATGTCCGGGAATCCACACCTGATATTGTCACAGATGCATTTAACTTATATAATTACAGGTGTGATTTAGGCTCTGTCACAACTCCTGACATCTCTTGTGTTATTGGAGCGAATCAGATCCACCCTTCACTGAGTCAGAACCCTACTAGCAGTAGATATCTGCCTCCTTCATCAAAATTATTTGTAACTGACCCAAATACGCTGCATAGTATTGGAAGGGGTACTTCATACTGGAGTTATTTAACTCCAGAAGTCGGACATGGACTTGTCAAAGGTTTCAGAAAGCTGCAAAATCCACAAATCGACCCATCAGCTTCATATTTCTATACAGGGGTTGTTAGGGATGTTCTAAAAAGAGACATTCCACCTGAAGAAGTCAAAATGTGCATGCAAAAGGAGAGACCGAGGTATTCACATTGGTACCACAAACCACAAAGTCAAAGAATCTGCTCCAAAAGAGACAGTGAGAGACATTgtctgaaaaacaacccactGCTAGGTTCTCTGCTATATACAGATTCtaataaagaacattttaaacaaaacacaatgTACAACCATCACCAGCCGCTTGATTTGAACCGTTCTACTCATGCTGTGCCTGAAGAATCAAAGTGGCAAAGTGAAAAGCAAACAAGAGACGAGCTTcccctactggtctggagaggAGATGCAGAAAAGCACAATTACCAACCAAACACTAACACACCCTCTAAATCCTCCTCCTCGGCCCTATGGATTCTCCGTCGCTTTGTAGAAGGCTCTTTGGTGGAGCTTGAAGGTGGTCGACTGAAGCGGGTGGAGGATTTAAGGACAGAGGATTTGGAGCAGTGTGCTCAATTACATCCTGAGCTGATGCTGAAACGTTTCACTGTGTTAAAGATCACACCTTCACACACACCTGCGCTCTCTTGTTTGCATGTGAAGATTGAGCATGACCACTCACTG TTGTCTCTGGAGGTGAGTGAAGAGCTGCCTTTCTTCGTTTGTGGCCATGGCTGGTCCTCCTGTAACCCTCAACACACAAGTCAATCCTGCAGACTACAATGCCACCAACTAAAGGTGGGTGATGTGTGCTTGGCACTGACGCATATGCCCGCATCTTCATCACAACCTGCCAATCAGGGCCTAACTGAAGTGGGATGGAGATCACTTGGTCCCGAAGTGTCATGCCGAAAAGAAGCCCACACCACAGATAAAAGATAG